GATCTCTTGCCTCTTCCAAGTCCCTCAGTTTCCGCATAAATAACTCATTATTACCTTGATGCAAAGAAGTCAGATCGGTTTGCAAGGAGGTCAACCTGTCTCTGTAGTAAGAATCTCTCTCCAATATAAAACTTTGCTGAATTTTACCAACCCGGTTCTCAAGATTAACTCGACGCTTGTCCTTCCTTGGAACATCCTTGGAAGTAAGCCTTTTCTGTACTTCCATCTCTTCCATTACTGCTATTATCCGCTCGTTTATTTACCTTCTAGTGCCTAAAAATACTATTAAAACCGAAGGAAAAAACACACCGATAGCTAAATTAGTAATGCCAGTGTAACGAGAAACTATATACTTGTTTAAAACCCACCAAACCTGCTATTAATTACATGCAAAAGTTCCTGAAATGTTTGACTTTTCtgaacttttttttcttcactCTGTTGCGCTTTTGAAGGGTTTCCCGGTTTTTTCGATGATGCCCTTAGAAAGATATTGCATGTTAACAAAGCCAAATTAAATAAACTAATGCtatgaaaatgattttgattaaaTATGTTAAAACTTAgtttaaatatatacatttatGTGTTTTTGGCTACCCAAGCATCGTGACGCTTGATTACTTCTGGTACTATCAGCTCTTCTATTGTCTTCACGGAGTTATCCAATCTAATCCAATCACCATCACGGTTTGTCGAAGACACAAACACTACCTCTTTGTTTCTTGTCTGTAGTAAGTTACCTATCACCAGTTGGTGGTTGTATCTATCTAGTGCAGTAATTGCCTTGTGGATCAGTATGCGTTCATCGGTCTCTAGCTTGAAAGACACTATCATGGCTTGCGATGCCCAAGATTCAACTAATCTTCTTAGGAATTTAGGAACAGGGTCTAAGTTGACTATTAGTTTCCCGTCTGCTGTTGTCGTAGTGGTATCATCACTGCTGCTATCTCCGTCAAGCTTGTAGTCTCGGGACTGGATCTTGTGCTGAGGCATACGTGAGTGTGGAACGAAGAAGTCGCTCACTGCTGCTGCCAGGTAGAACAGACTACCACGAGAGTCCAGCAGCTTTGCTACGCTTTTCAACGACCACAGATATTGATTAACAGTGGTAAAGGGTAGTAGGAGcagcttcttctcctcAGAGACGTATAAGTCGTAAAGCCTCTTATTCTCGAGCACTTGCTCCTTGAACTCGGGCTTCACAACCCCATCTTTGTCAATGAAGTCCAGGAACGAGTTCTTCAAGTTATGCGTAAACTTCCTGTTGTAAGGTGTCAACGAGAACTCTCTATGCAAGAATATGACGCTGTAACCGTTCTTGAGGAACTGCTCAGCACTTGCAGCACCACGCGTACCAGCAGAGAAGTTGTCAATGAACCTCACTGTGTTGTTCTCCAAGGGCACTGTGGTACCACCAGAAGTCACTAACACTATCTTGTCCCGGCCTTGCTCGTGCTGGTACTCGATAAACTCACGGGTATCCTGTATTAGCTCATCCATATACGCTGGCCTAGGATTATTGTGGAAGAAACTAGCCTCTTCAGAAGTCTGTGCCACTGGGAACACATTCTCACTGATACTCCGGTCGATGGCATGCTCGACCTCAGTGATAGAGGTATGAATGTTCGGCCTCCCGTTGCTATATGGTGGGACCATGATGAAGTGTATCTACTAGTCTATTCCGAGTATCTTTCACAAGCTTTTAGAGCCTACAGGAAACGGATAAAAACTCTGTTTAGCTTTTATAATTAATCCAATAGCAATCGTTTAAATTACAAGACACAATGGGGGAGAATTACGGGAAATGACCGACATTTATTTCACAGAAATTGCCGTACAAAGCATCACTCATGCCCTCGGAAGCTAGCCCTGTTGACATAGCCAAACAAATGATAGAGTATACATCAGCATAGGACTGCATTGACTAGAGATCCACTATATTATGGCTAAAATTTATCATATAATATTGTTGAAAGTGTAGGCAATATGGGTAATATGGATGTTCTGCAATtgttgcaaaaaaaatgaaatttgcGAATaggtgaaaaaaataaaataaaatggtCTCTAGCGGGATCGAACCGCTGATCCCCGCGTTATTAGCACGGTGCCTTAACCAACTGGGCCAAGAGACCATTATGATTTGTTGACAGTTGAATTTGCAAAATGAGGTTTTGAGAGTTTGAGTAGAATTCAGGTTGTGACAGTCAGTCCTTTAATATAGAACCGCAAGGAGTCAATAAGGCTATTGGACTTACTTGGTAACAATTTATTTCACATGTATGTACTCATTGTGATGTGCCAGAATACTGTTTGTGCCTATGTGGTAAACCCTGAGTGGATTATGTCGATAAACCCGGTAATTTTAGCTATTTTCGATTAAGGCAAAGTTGGCTGGGTGCAAGAATCAAATAGAAGACAGGAAATAGGAAGTAGCTATAATGAGATTATCCTGAATTTAAATACCGCTTATATTTGTAAAATCCCGCTTCAATACTCGCTGTTATTTCCTCACTTGTTTCAACACACTCACATTTTTTATCATGCCCATTGtgcaaaacagaaaaacaGCTCAAAACTGTACAAGATAAAAGTATTCTAGTAAACATCTAAATGAATCAGAATATAAATAGTCTTGAAATCGGATAATTTTCAGGCTAAGCTCTTGCCAAGAAACACATACGATTATATACTTCTAAGATTGCTGTGCTGAATGTCTCCAGGTAGTGGTGAAGAGAGTCCGTTGCGAGACATTGTGAGGTCGACCAGCAGTTTGAAGATAGATGATTTGATCAAGAATGAGTCAGATATAATACGGATTTTAAACCAGCAAGAAGACTTGCTTATGGACAATGGTCGGGTACGAAATGTGCACCATTTAGTTGATGAAGACAACCTATTACGAGAAGAATTCGACAAAGTGCTGAAGCAATTTCATGGTAATGAAGATAACGAGCTCAAGATTAAAGGTAACGAGGAAGATATTGACGATTTAttcgatgaagaagagcatAAAAAATCATCAACTGGGCTTCTACTGAGCTGTGATAGCGAGGTAACGCCACCAGAGAACTTCAGTCATGTTGTTGGCGAAATATATAGAAGTAGCTTCCCTAGA
This is a stretch of genomic DNA from Nakaseomyces glabratus chromosome M, complete sequence. It encodes these proteins:
- the CAB2 gene encoding phosphopantothenate--cysteine ligase CAB2 (CAGL0M06721g~Ortholog(s) have phosphopantothenate--cysteine ligase activity, role in acetyl-CoA biosynthetic process from pantothenate, coenzyme A biosynthetic process and cytosol, nucleus localization) → MVPPYSNGRPNIHTSITEVEHAIDRSISENVFPVAQTSEEASFFHNNPRPAYMDELIQDTREFIEYQHEQGRDKIVLVTSGGTTVPLENNTVRFIDNFSAGTRGAASAEQFLKNGYSVIFLHREFSLTPYNRKFTHNLKNSFLDFIDKDGVVKPEFKEQVLENKRLYDLYVSEEKKLLLLPFTTVNQYLWSLKSVAKLLDSRGSLFYLAAAVSDFFVPHSRMPQHKIQSRDYKLDGDSSSDDTTTTTADGKLIVNLDPVPKFLRRLVESWASQAMIVSFKLETDERILIHKAITALDRYNHQLVIGNLLQTRNKEVVFVSSTNRDGDWIRLDNSVKTIEELIVPEVIKRHDAWVAKNT